The following coding sequences are from one Triticum dicoccoides isolate Atlit2015 ecotype Zavitan chromosome 4A, WEW_v2.0, whole genome shotgun sequence window:
- the LOC119288356 gene encoding uncharacterized protein LOC119288356: MGWEWETVQHLDLRHAGGRRGAGAPARPLQPHAAAFRASQAIVAVAVGTHVVEFDALTGSKIALVDLGARVVRMAYSPTSSHVIIAILEDATIRSCDFATEQTLVLHSPEKKTDHVSIDTEVHLALTPLEPIVFFGFHKRMSVTVVGTVEGGRPPTKIKTDLKKPIVNLACHPRLPVFYVAYAEGLVRAYNVQTYAVHYTLQLPVDSTIKLMGAGAFGFHPTLEWVFIGDRGGTLLAWDVSTERPNMIGITQAGSQPITSVSWLPTLKLLVTISKDGGLQVWKTRVIINNNRQPMETHFFERAAIETMDITKILTLQGGEAVYPLPRIKNLAVHPKFNLAAVIFQDMSATEAAKNKAAYTREGRRQLFAVLQGARGSTAAVLKEKLLALGSSGILAEHQLQAQLQEQHLKGQSKLTISDVARKAFLHSHFMEGHAKSGPISRLPLVTISDPSNLLRDIPVCQPFHLELNFFNQENRVVQYPVRAFYLDGFNLMAHNLSSGADNLYKKLYSTIPSNMECHPKYISYSPKQHMFLVVFELSGPSGVAHEVVLYWEQTDLQTVNSKGSSIKGRDATFLGPDDNQYAILEEDRTSLNLYNLKPIATKEALENNAAVLEEEENTFAENPTANPTQKQGPMQFTFESEVDRIFSSPQESSLLYVIPGKHIGLAKLLTGYRLSTDNGLSITTKTDGKKFIKLKPNETVLQVHWQTTLRGPVAGILTNQRVLIASADLDILSSSSTKYDRGLPSYRSMLWVGPALIFSSATAISMLGWDNKVRSILSTSFPRSVLLGALNDRLLLVNPTDINPRQKKGVEIRSCLVGLLEPLLIGFATMQQHFTQKIDLSEVLYQITSRFDSLRVTPKSLDILSKGPPVCGDLAVSLSQAGPQFTQIMRCNYAIKALRFSAALSILKDEFLRSRDYPQCPPTSHLFQRFRELGYACIKYGQFDSAKETFEAIADHESMLDLFICHLNPSALRRLAQKLEESGTDPELRRYLERILRVRSTGWTQGVFANFAAESMVPKGPEWAGGNWEIKTPTSMKSIPQWELAGEVMPYMRTTDAAIPSVIADHIGVYLGVMKGRGNVVEVSEKSLVKAMAAASSENGQPASSELALKNKANAAGDSVGDSLARQLGVQIASADEQAKAAEEFKKTLYGVVDAGSSDEDESTSKTKRIQIRIRDKPAAPAVDVNKLKEATKQLGLMAPPISRTRSSGTPQEFSQPAGPAPSAAPAMPSGAVDFFGTNTLVAPPQAPTGGTGPVIGGLGVTAGPIPEDFFQNTVPSQQLANRLPPPGAILQRMANPESGMNVGRPVPTQNMMGNVGLPDGGVPPQGPQQGQFPQQQGQFPQQQGIPMNPIGLPDGGVPPQSQALPSQPQGFQPAAPTPSQPIDLSALEGPGAAKQAAQPPAPKAVRPGQVPRGAPAAECYRMGLAHLEQNQLTDALNCLDEAFLALAKDQSREADIKAQATICAQYKIAVSLLQEIARLQRVQGAGTLSAKEEMGRLSRHLASLPIQAKHRINCIRTAIKRNMEVQNFAYAKQMLDLLYSKAPPTKQDELKSLIDMCVQRGLTNKSIDPFEDPSQFCAVTLSRLSTIGHDVCDLCGAKFSALSAPGCVICGMGSIKRSDALAGAGPVASPFG; encoded by the exons ATGGGATGGGAATGGGAGACGGTGCAGCACTTGGACCTCCGGCACGCCGGCGGCCGCCGCGGGGCCGGCGCCCCCGCGCGCCCGCTGCAGCCGCACGCCGCCGCCTTCCGCGCCTCCCAGgccatcgtcgccgtcgccgtcggcaCCCACGTCGTCG AATTTGATGCTTTGACTGGAAGCAAGATAGCTTTGGTTGACCTTGGAGCTCGTGTTGTTCGTATGGCATATAGCCCTACCTCTAGCCATGTTATCATTGCTATCCTTGAG GATGCTACAATCAGATCATGTGATTTCGCTACCGAGCAGACGCTTGTGCTGCACTCACCTGAGAAAAAAACAGACCACGTTTCAATAGACACAGAAGTTCATCTTGCGTTGACACCTCTTGAACCTATCGTTTTCTTCGGTTTTCACAAAAGAATGAGTGTGACAG TTGTTGGGACTGTTGAAGGTGGGAGGCCACCAACAAAAATAAAGACTGATCTTAAAAAACCCATTGTCAACCTGGCTTGCCATCCTCGCCTTCCTGTGTTC TATGTAGCTTATGCTGAAGGCTTGGTACGCGCCTACAACGTCCAGACATATGCTGTTCACTACACGTTACAAC TTCCGGTTGACAGTACAATTAAGCTCATGGGAGCTGGTGCTTTTGGGTTTCATCCGACCTTAGAGTGGGTATTTATTGGTGATAGAGGGGGCACTCTCCTGGCATGGGATGTATCAACTGAGAGGCCAAACATGATTGGGAT TACACAGGCTGGTTCCCAGCCAATCACATCTGTTTCCTGGCTTCCTACACTAAAGCTGCTCGTGACAATTTCGAAGGATGGGGGTCTTCAAGTATGGAAGACACGAGTTATTATTAATAACAATAGACAACCGATGGAAACTCATTTCTTTGAGCGTGCTG CCATTGAAACAATGGACATCACAAAGATACTCACTCTACAAGGTGGTGAAGCAGTGTACCCTTTGCCTCGAATAAAGAATTTGGCAGTGCATCCAAAGTTCAATTTGGCTGCAGTGATTTTTCAA GATATGTCTGCGACAGAAGCTGCAAAGAACAAGGCTGCATACACAAGGGAAGGAAGGAGGCAGCTTTTTGCTGTACTACAGGGGGCTAGGGGGTCAACTG CTGCTGTTTTAAAGGAGAAACTTTTAGCCCTGGGTTCATCCGGAATTTTAGCAGAGCACCAACTCCAGGCGCAGCTTCAAGAGCAGCACTTGAAGGG CCAGAGCAAGCTAACTATCTCAGATGTTGCAAGGAAGGCTTTCCTTCACAGT CATTTCATGGAGGGACATGCTAAAAGTGGTCCAATCTCTCGTTTACCCCTTGTTACTATTTCAGATCCTAGCAACCTTTTGCGAGATATTCCTGTTTGTCAG CCATTCCATCTGGAGTTGAACTTCTTCAACCAGGAGAACCGTGTGGTTCAGTATCCAGTTAGAGCTTTCTACTTGGATGGATTTAACCTGATGGCCCATAACCTATCATCTGGAGCTGATAATCTCTATAAGAAGCTTTACTCTACG ATTCCCTCAAATATGGAATGCCACCCCAAGTATATTTCATATAGCCCAAAGCAGCATATGTTTCTAGTTGTGTTTGAATTAAGTGGTCCAAGTGGAGTGGCGCATGAAGTTGTTCTTTACTGGGAGCAGACTGATTTACAGACAGTAAACAGCAAAGGAAGTTCAATAAAAG GTCGAGATGCTACTTTTTTGGGACCGGATGATAATCAATATGCTATTCTGGAGGAAGACAGAACTAGCCTGAATCTTTATAATCTCAAACCAATAGCCACGAAGGAAGCTCTTGAAAATAATGCTGCCGTGCTCgaagaagaagaaaacacatttgctGAGAATCCTACTGCTAATCCAACACAAAAGCAAGGTCCTATGCAGTTTACTTTTGAATCCGAGGTCGATCGCATATTTTCATCTCCACAAG AATCATCCTTGTTGTATGTGATCCCGGGGAAACATATTGGACTGGCGAAGCTCCTGACTGGTTATAGGTTATCTACAGACAATGGGCTATCTATTACCACAAAAACTGATgggaagaagtttatcaagttaaaGCCAAACGAAACTGTTCTTCAG GTCCACTGGCAGACAACTTTGAGAGGTCCTGTTGCCGGAATATTGACAAACCAAAGGGTACTAATCGCCTCTGCTGATCTTGATATACTTTCAAGCAGCTCAACCAAATATGATCGTGGTCTCCCATCA TATCGGTCAATGTTGTGGGTTGGACCAGCGCTCATCTTCTCAAGTGCAACTGCAATAAGTATGCTTGGATGGGACAACAAAGTTCGATCAATCCTTTCCACTAGCTTCCCTCGTTCTG TGTTGCTTGGTGCCTTGAACGACCGTCTGCTGCTTGTGaatccaacagatataaatccgaGACAGAAAAAGGGTGTGGAAATAAGAAGCTGTCTAGTTGGTCTTCTTGAACCTCTTCTTATTGGTTTTGCTACCATGCAGCAACACTTTACACAAAAAATCGATCTTTCAGAAGTGCTATACCAAATAACATCGAG GTTTGATAGTCTGCGTGTTACTCCGAAGTCCCTGGACATATTATCTAAGGGACCCCCTGTCTGTGGAGACCTTGCTGTATCATTATCTCAAGCAGGACCTCAGTTTACACAA ATCATGCGCTGCAATTACGCCATCAAAGCTCTCCGGTTCTCTGCTGCTTTATCGATTTTGAAAGATGAGTTTCTGCGTTCCAGAGATTATCCTCAGTGCCCTCCCACTTCTCATCTGTTCCAGCGTTTCCGAGAGTTGGGCTACGCATGCATTAA GTATGGTCAGTTTGACAGTGCGAAAGAAACATTTGAGGCTATTGCAGATCATGAAAGCATGCTGGATCTGTTTATATGTCACCTGAACCCTAGTGCCCTGCGACGCCTTGCACAAAAGTTGGAGGAATCTGGTACAGATCCTGAGCTGAGACGTTATCTAGAAAGAATACTGAGAGTTCGTTCAACTGGATGGACGCAAGGTGTCTTTGCCAATTTTGCTGCTGAAAGTATGGTGCCTAAAGGCCCGGAATGGGCAGGAGGGAACTGGGAGATCAAAACACCTACCAGCATGAAGAGTATTCCTCAGTGGGAGCTTGCAGGAGAGGTGATGCCCTACATGAGAACAACTGATGCTGCCATCCCATCTGTTATTGCAGATCATATCGGTGTTTACTTGGGCGTGATGAAGGGCCGGGGTAACGTAGTGGAAGTAAGCGAAAAGAGCTTGGTTAAAGCTATGGCGGCGGCCAGTAGTGAGAATGGGCAACCGGCATCTTCTGAATTGGCACTGAAAAACAAAGCAAATGCTGCTGGTGATTCAGTTGGTGATAGTCTGGCCAGGCAGCTAGGGGTTCAGATTGCTTCTGCAGATGAACAGGCCAAAGCAGCGGAGGAGTTTAAAAAGACTCTGTATGGTGTTGTTGATGCTGGAAGCAGTGATGAGGACGAGTCAACGTCGAAGACTAAAAGGATACAAATCAGGATACGTGATAAGCCCGCTGCACCTGCTGTTGATGTTAACAAACTGAAAGAGGCCACGAAACAGCTAGGtttgatggctcctccgatcagtaGGACAAGGTCGTCTGGAACACCACAAGAATTCAGTCAGCCAGCAGGCCCAGCACCATCTGCTGCTCCAGCAATGCCGAGTGGCGCAGTCGATTTCTTTGGAACAAATACTTTGGTGGCGCCACCACAAGCGCCGACCGGCGGCACGGGTCCTGTAATCGGAGGCCTGGGAGTGACAGCTGGACCTATTCCTGAGGACTTCTTCCAGAACACCGTTCCATCACAGCAACTTGCGAATCGACTGCCTCCTCCAGGAGCAATCCTGCAAAGAATGGCCAATCCTGAGTCTGGGATGAACGTCGGCAGACCGGTACCTACTCAAAACATGATGGGCAATGTTGGTCTTCCAGATGGTGGGGTGCCGCCACAGGGGCCACAGCAAGGCCAGTTCCCTCAGCAACAAGGCCAGTTCCCTCAGCAGCAAGGCATTCCTATGAACCCAATTGGCCTACCTGATGGTGGTGTACCTCCACAGAGCCAGGCTCTTCCTTCACAGCCACAGGGCTTTCAACCTGCTGCTCCTACTCCTTCGCAACCAATTGATCTCAGTGCTCTCGAGGGTCCAGGAGCGGCAAAGCAAGCTGCTCAGCCCCCAGCGCCTAAAGCCGTGCGTCCTGGCCAG GTACCCCGTGGCGCTCCTGCTGCAGAATGCTACAGGATGGGTCTTGCACATCTTGAGCAGAATCAGCTCACGGATGCACTAAATTGTTTGGATGAAGCATTCTTGGCCCTCGCCAAGGACCAATCACGTGAAGCCGACATCAAAGCGCAGGCTACCATTTGTGCGCAGTACAAGATCGCTGTTTCATTGCTACAG GAAATCGCTCGGCTGCAAAGAGTCCAGGGAGCTGGCACGCTGAGTGCCAAGGAGGAAATGGGCAGGCTGTCTCGGCATCTGGCGTCCCTGCCCATCCAGGCCAAGCACCGGATCAACTGCATCCGGACCGCCATCAAGCGCAACATGGAGGTCCAGAACTTCGCCTATGccaagcagatgctggacctgctcTACTCCAAGGCGCCGCCGACCAAACAGGATGAGCTCAAGAGCCTCATCGACATGTGCGTCCAGCGGGGGCTGACCAACAAGTCCATCGACCCGTTCGAGGACCCCTCGCAGTTCTGTGCCGTCACCCTCAGCCGCCTCTCCACCATCGGCCACGACGTTTGCGACCTCTGCGGCGCCAAGTTCTCCGCCCTCTCGGCCCCAGGCTGCGTCATCTGCGGCATGGGCAGCATCAAGCGGTCCGACGCCCTCGCCGGCGCTGGCCCTGTCGCCTCGCCCTTTGGCTAA